The Clarias gariepinus isolate MV-2021 ecotype Netherlands chromosome 7, CGAR_prim_01v2, whole genome shotgun sequence genome includes a window with the following:
- the pard6a gene encoding partitioning defective 6 homolog alpha produces MSRNQRTPQKNTESVVEVKSKFEAEYRRFALQRNGNVSFQEFYRLLQNVHHIPGVDVLLGYADVHGDLLPINNDDNFHKALSSANPLLRIIIQRRDVDEPVVFGTNSLQRRKKGLAGLRVNQQKSKSGLLISLPQDFRQISSIIDVDILPETHRRVRLHKHGTNKPLGFYIRDGVSVRVTQQGVEKVPGVFISRLVKGGLAESTGLLGVNDEILEVNSIDVAGKSLDQVTDMMVANSHNLIVTVKPANQRNNVIHRSSKTSAGNISTGSGGSVLSQDSLPSPASQTVSQYSNSNSVMEGDSDEDESDLIIESDNLPAYTSHHLTNGNGIHTSLAAYGQRPLPQSVSLPSTSSISSHNSSPNKTSSSQESMREDGNFITL; encoded by the exons ATGTCGCGGAATCAGAGGACGCCGCAGAAAAACACGGAGAGTGTGGTGGAGGTGAAGAGCAAA TTTGAAGCAGAATACCGGAGATTCGCACTACAGCGGAACGGCAACGTCAGCTTCCAGGAGTTCTACCGGCTGCTGCAGAATGTGCATCACATTCCAGGTGTTGATGTGCTTCTGGGCTACGCTGACGTCCATGGAGACCTGCTTCCCATCAACAATGATGACAACTTCCACAAAGCTCTGTCTTCCGCCAATCCTCTGCTGAGGATTATCATCCAGAGGAGAG ATGTGGACGAGCCCGTGGTCTTTGGCACTAATTCTCTgcagaggagaaaaaaaggccTGGCAGGACTGCGTGTCAATCAGCAGAAGAGTAAATCAGGTCTGTTGATCAGTCTCCCGCAGGACTTCCGGCAGATCTCTTCCATCATCGATGTGGATATACTGCCTGAAACACACCGTCGTGTGCGCCTGCACAAGCATGGCACTAACAAACCTCTGGGCTTCTATATCCGTGATGGTGTGAGCGTGCGTGTCACGCAACAAGGTGTGGAGAAAGTGCCTGGTGTCTTCATCTCACGTCTGGTTAAGGGCGGGCTGGCGGAGAGCACAGGATTGCTCGGGGTTAACGATGAGATACTAGAAGTCAACTCTATTGACGTGGCTGGCAAGTCACTGGACCAGGTTACAGACATGATGGTGGCCAACAGCCACAACCTGATTGTGACAGTGAAGCCGGCCAATCAGCGCAACAACGTGATACACAGGTCAAGCAAAACCTCGGCTGGTAACATCTCTACCGGCTCAGGAGGATCTGTGCTTTCACAGGACTCACTTCCTAGTCCTGCCTCTCAAACTGTTAGCCAATATAGTAACAGCAACAGCGTGATGGAAGGGGACAGTGATGAAGACGAAAGCGATCTCATTATCGAGAGTGATAACCTGCCTGCGTACACGTCACATCACCTGACCAATGGAAATGGCATTCATACTTCACTGGCTGCTTATGGCCAGAGGCCTCTCCCGCAGAGCGTCTCATTGCCCAGTACAAGCTCTATAAGCTCGCACAACAGCAGCCCTAATAAGACCAGCAGCAGCCAAGAGAGTATGAGAGAGGACGGCAACTTCATCACATTGTGA